Proteins encoded together in one Pseudoalteromonas xiamenensis window:
- a CDS encoding ExbD/TolR family protein, giving the protein MARKQRFREAEEAAVDMTPMLDIVFIMLIFFIVTTSFVKEAGIEVNKPKAAQAQNTKNANIFIAIRGNGEIWMDKRQVDVERVSANLESILAEQPTETVIIQADKDAKHGVVVKVMDQIKATGDNLKISIAGDK; this is encoded by the coding sequence ATGGCACGTAAACAACGTTTTCGTGAAGCAGAAGAAGCAGCAGTTGATATGACGCCGATGCTTGACATCGTATTCATCATGCTAATTTTCTTTATCGTAACTACATCGTTCGTTAAAGAAGCTGGTATTGAAGTGAATAAGCCGAAAGCTGCTCAAGCACAAAACACTAAAAACGCAAACATCTTTATCGCGATTCGCGGTAATGGTGAAATCTGGATGGATAAGCGCCAAGTTGATGTTGAGCGTGTTAGTGCAAACTTGGAAAGTATCCTTGCTGAACAACCAACTGAAACAGTTATTATCCAAGCGGATAAAGATGCTAAACACGGTGTAGTTGTGAAAGTAATGGATCAGATTAAAGCTACAGGCGACAATCTTAAGATTTCAATCGCTGGAGATAAGTAA
- a CDS encoding energy transducer TonB, whose product MIRFLFSLLTGGAVTFGLFFFMAYLISGGADRAQDTKEQIVVEILTNPPESQVQERKRVPPPPPPPPKQPPKPQPPQPDNADPTPGALTFNMGSINIGGSAGGISGPGAFGRDGDATPIVRIEPKYPIEAARDGKEGWVQLSFTINELGGVDDVEVINAEPKRIFDREAIRALRKWKYRPKVEDGKPVKQFGIQVQLDFKLNQGN is encoded by the coding sequence ATGATTCGTTTTCTGTTTTCACTTTTAACAGGTGGGGCAGTTACTTTCGGCTTGTTCTTCTTTATGGCGTACCTAATCTCCGGTGGAGCTGACCGTGCGCAAGATACTAAAGAACAGATTGTAGTCGAAATTTTGACGAATCCGCCTGAATCACAGGTGCAGGAGCGGAAGCGGGTACCACCGCCGCCGCCACCTCCACCAAAGCAGCCGCCTAAACCGCAGCCACCACAACCAGATAATGCTGACCCAACGCCAGGTGCACTGACGTTCAATATGGGTTCTATCAATATCGGCGGTAGTGCTGGTGGTATCAGTGGACCTGGAGCTTTCGGACGTGACGGTGACGCAACACCTATCGTACGTATCGAGCCGAAGTATCCAATTGAAGCTGCGCGTGATGGTAAGGAAGGTTGGGTACAACTTTCATTTACTATCAACGAACTAGGTGGCGTAGACGATGTTGAAGTAATCAACGCCGAACCTAAGCGTATTTTCGACCGTGAAGCAATTCGTGCGCTTCGCAAATGGAAATATAGACCGAAAGTTGAAGATGGTAAGCCAGTGAAACAGTTTGGCATCCAAGTTCAACTAGACTTTAAACTTAACCAAGGCAATTAA
- a CDS encoding HvfA family oxazolone/thioamide-modified RiPP metallophore, which yields MNSLKKNSIALTLGAVVIGTAGLTSLEAQANPFSMEMLTAGYQLDAGEGKCGEGKCGENKGEHKGDEQGKHKGEEKGKKEGKCGEGKCGGDKVKKEGKCGEGKCGGDKVKKEGKCGEGKCGGDKVKKEGKCGEGKCGGDKVKKEGKCGEGKCGGDKAKTKKEGKCGEGKCGGSH from the coding sequence ATGAACAGCTTAAAGAAAAATTCTATCGCATTAACACTTGGCGCAGTAGTTATAGGTACGGCCGGCTTAACTAGTTTAGAAGCGCAAGCGAATCCGTTTTCTATGGAAATGCTTACCGCAGGTTATCAGCTAGATGCTGGTGAAGGTAAATGCGGTGAGGGTAAGTGCGGAGAAAACAAAGGCGAGCACAAAGGTGATGAGCAGGGCAAACATAAAGGCGAAGAGAAAGGAAAGAAAGAAGGCAAATGTGGCGAAGGCAAATGCGGCGGCGACAAAGTTAAAAAAGAAGGTAAATGTGGCGAAGGCAAGTGTGGTGGCGACAAAGTTAAAAAAGAAGGTAAATGTGGCGAAGGCAAGTGTGGTGGCGACAAAGTTAAAAAAGAAGGCAAATGTGGCGAAGGCAAGTGCGGTGGCGACAAAGTAAAAAAAGAAGGTAAATGTGGTGAAGGTAAATGTGGCGGTGACAAAGCTAAAACCAAAAAAGAAGGAAAATGCGGCGAAGGTAAATGCGGTGGTAGTCACTAA
- the dnaX gene encoding DNA polymerase III subunit gamma/tau, whose protein sequence is MSYQVLARKWRPQTFHELVGQEHVKQALVNALNEQRLHHAYLFTGTRGVGKTTIARIFSKSLNCEVGITSTPCGKCSACQDIEAGRFIDLIEIDAASRTKVEDTREILDNVQYAPTRGRYKVYLIDEVHMLSKHSFNALLKTLEEPPTHVKFLLATTDPQKLPVTILSRCLQFNLSALSKGEITAQLTSILNAEGLNYEPPALDVLAKAADGSMRDALSLTDQAIAQTNGNLELLAVQSMLGLMDSAYAAGLLSAVLVQDGAALMAEIERVGTRAPSYKALVDDMLALTHAIQLAQLVPESVNVAEYDKDEIMSFAANTTAIQIQSIYQLLLNGKKDLQWAPEPKLGFEMLMLRVLAFEQSGIGGGQSTQLPQSTSTGVGESKASALRAILGRNKSNAAHQTQSKSAPPMDANLNETALKTIEKNAEAKAESLQSSQNIALNQSQVATVGENVTTELTSAESLDVDDEGIMSFQQQEQYESLMAQASEQGFTADNKPLDSQTSVTQASASPSMAETLQQKSQQTQSAIARILQNRQIQGAEKLKSEATPTKKSETVSEPTDTTAQAKVKKVDFRERHRVDESKLAPELLVQLSGEKAPQLEEHVQAIPIPENFESPISDIRFAHQQDRWAELIELMGLGGRSRQFALHSIFNQQGNRIELQVDSTQQHLDGTMLRTRLADNLSRVLNTNIELEVSFAPGIMESPYLIQQKIDAGRLAQAVDVIANDQNIVTFTQEFGAVVDENSIRAL, encoded by the coding sequence ATGAGTTATCAAGTCCTAGCACGCAAATGGCGTCCACAAACCTTTCATGAGCTAGTGGGGCAAGAGCATGTTAAGCAGGCATTAGTTAATGCGTTGAATGAACAGCGTTTGCATCACGCCTATTTGTTTACTGGGACTCGAGGTGTAGGAAAAACGACAATTGCGCGTATTTTTTCAAAAAGCCTCAATTGTGAAGTTGGTATTACTTCTACACCTTGTGGTAAGTGCAGTGCTTGCCAAGACATTGAAGCCGGTCGATTTATTGATTTAATTGAAATCGACGCGGCTTCCAGAACAAAAGTTGAGGATACTCGTGAAATCCTCGACAACGTGCAGTACGCACCAACGCGTGGGCGGTATAAAGTTTATCTAATTGACGAAGTGCACATGCTGTCAAAGCACAGCTTCAACGCATTACTCAAAACATTAGAAGAGCCGCCAACACACGTTAAATTTTTATTGGCGACAACCGATCCTCAAAAACTACCCGTTACCATTTTATCTCGTTGTTTGCAGTTCAATTTATCCGCTTTATCAAAAGGGGAAATAACGGCTCAACTCACCTCCATCCTAAACGCTGAGGGTTTGAATTATGAACCACCAGCTTTGGATGTGTTGGCGAAGGCTGCAGATGGAAGCATGCGTGATGCCCTCAGTCTAACCGATCAAGCGATTGCGCAAACCAACGGTAACTTAGAGTTACTTGCTGTCCAATCGATGCTTGGTTTGATGGATTCAGCGTACGCGGCAGGCTTACTGAGTGCCGTGCTTGTTCAAGATGGTGCAGCGTTGATGGCTGAAATTGAACGAGTGGGGACGCGAGCTCCAAGTTATAAAGCATTGGTTGATGACATGCTCGCCCTGACTCATGCTATACAACTTGCGCAGCTGGTTCCTGAATCAGTGAATGTTGCGGAGTATGACAAAGACGAGATAATGTCATTCGCGGCAAATACGACCGCAATTCAAATTCAATCAATTTATCAGTTACTTTTAAATGGCAAAAAAGATTTGCAATGGGCTCCCGAACCAAAGTTAGGGTTTGAGATGCTCATGTTGAGAGTACTGGCGTTTGAACAGTCTGGGATTGGAGGTGGGCAAAGTACCCAATTGCCACAGTCGACCTCAACCGGTGTAGGTGAGTCTAAAGCAAGCGCACTTCGTGCGATATTAGGTCGTAATAAGTCAAATGCTGCTCATCAAACTCAATCAAAATCAGCTCCACCAATGGACGCAAATTTAAACGAGACAGCGCTCAAAACGATTGAAAAAAACGCGGAAGCAAAAGCTGAAAGCCTTCAATCTAGCCAGAACATTGCGCTGAATCAGAGCCAAGTAGCAACTGTTGGCGAAAATGTCACAACGGAATTGACCAGTGCTGAAAGCTTGGATGTTGATGATGAAGGTATAATGTCTTTTCAACAACAAGAACAGTACGAAAGTTTAATGGCTCAAGCAAGTGAGCAAGGATTCACCGCGGACAACAAGCCTCTAGACTCTCAAACTTCGGTGACTCAGGCGTCAGCAAGCCCTTCAATGGCTGAGACGTTACAACAAAAATCTCAGCAAACGCAGTCCGCTATAGCGCGGATTTTGCAAAACAGGCAAATACAAGGTGCTGAAAAATTAAAGTCAGAGGCAACACCAACAAAAAAGTCTGAAACGGTTAGTGAGCCAACCGATACAACGGCTCAAGCCAAGGTTAAGAAAGTCGATTTCAGAGAACGTCATCGAGTCGATGAAAGTAAGCTTGCTCCTGAGCTGCTAGTGCAGTTAAGTGGTGAAAAAGCGCCACAACTTGAAGAGCACGTGCAAGCAATCCCAATACCAGAGAATTTTGAGAGCCCAATTAGTGATATTAGATTCGCCCATCAACAAGACCGTTGGGCAGAGTTAATCGAGCTTATGGGCTTGGGTGGGCGTTCTCGTCAATTCGCATTGCACTCTATTTTTAATCAGCAAGGCAACCGAATTGAGTTGCAGGTGGATAGCACACAACAACATCTTGATGGCACAATGCTACGTACAAGATTGGCTGATAATTTGTCACGCGTGTTGAATACGAACATTGAACTCGAGGTGAGTTTTGCCCCTGGTATTATGGAGTCACCTTATTTAATCCAACAAAAGATTGATGCAGGTCGTCTCGCACAAGCGGTTGACGTGATAGCAAACGATCAAAACATCGTCACGTTCACACAAGAATTTGGCGCTGTGGTCGATGAGAATAGTATTCGGGCATTGTAA
- a CDS encoding HvfB family MNIO-type RiPP peptide maturase produces MRTGFGQVGLGFRRDMLDELDSGVPDEIDFFEIAPENWMTLGGRFSKQLAEFTSYKPFICHGLSLSIGSYDPLDMTFLKKLKTFLKDYNIRLYSEHLSYCSADGHMYDLMPIPFTEDAIKHTVARIKRVQDVLERPLVLENVSYYCTPGQTLTEQEFTLAILEESGCQLLLDVNNIYVNSVNHKYDAEAFLKAMPTDKIAYGHIAGHYVEAEDLIVDTHGSAVASPVWALLEKAYEIHGVFPTLLERDFNIPQMGELITELKDIKRIQRATVRQLNGVKTNAL; encoded by the coding sequence ATGAGAACAGGTTTTGGTCAAGTTGGATTGGGTTTTAGACGCGATATGCTTGATGAACTCGACAGTGGTGTACCTGATGAAATTGACTTCTTTGAGATAGCACCAGAAAACTGGATGACGCTGGGTGGACGGTTTTCAAAACAATTGGCTGAATTTACAAGTTACAAGCCATTTATTTGTCACGGTCTATCGCTCAGTATAGGAAGTTACGACCCGCTCGATATGACTTTTTTGAAAAAGCTTAAAACGTTTTTAAAAGACTACAATATTCGTCTTTACAGTGAGCATCTTAGTTATTGTTCTGCTGACGGCCATATGTATGATTTGATGCCTATTCCCTTCACGGAAGACGCAATTAAACATACGGTTGCTCGTATAAAACGAGTACAAGATGTTTTGGAGCGGCCTCTTGTTTTGGAGAACGTATCCTATTATTGCACACCCGGACAGACGCTTACTGAACAAGAATTCACGCTCGCAATTCTTGAAGAATCCGGCTGCCAACTTCTTTTGGATGTCAATAACATCTACGTTAATTCCGTAAACCACAAATATGATGCGGAAGCGTTTTTAAAAGCGATGCCGACGGATAAAATCGCCTATGGGCACATAGCAGGGCATTACGTCGAGGCGGAAGATTTGATAGTGGACACGCATGGGAGTGCTGTGGCTAGCCCCGTTTGGGCATTGCTTGAGAAAGCTTATGAGATACATGGTGTTTTCCCAACGTTGCTAGAGCGAGATTTTAATATTCCGCAAATGGGTGAGTTAATTACTGAGCTAAAAGATATTAAACGAATTCAACGTGCCACGGTTCGACAACTAAACGGGGTGAAGACCAATGCACTTTAG
- a CDS encoding conjugal transfer protein TraR — translation MKDNQTLIFKRKLELELDSLRNAFLNELKNSENEFMSTLVHSLENASPTEWLDLAANQLSPEHLPRYNRLVQLEAALCQIDIGQFGYCCDCEQAIDQSLLEHDAASQRCMSCSTKKAS, via the coding sequence ATGAAAGATAATCAGACTTTAATATTTAAACGCAAGCTGGAGCTGGAGTTAGACTCCTTGCGTAACGCGTTTTTGAATGAGCTCAAAAATTCGGAAAACGAATTTATGTCCACGCTTGTTCATTCACTTGAAAACGCATCCCCGACGGAGTGGCTCGACTTAGCTGCGAATCAGTTAAGTCCTGAACATCTTCCACGTTACAATCGGTTGGTGCAACTTGAAGCCGCACTTTGCCAAATAGACATAGGGCAATTTGGCTATTGTTGTGACTGTGAGCAAGCAATCGATCAATCGTTACTAGAGCACGATGCAGCGAGCCAACGATGTATGAGCTGTAGCACCAAAAAAGCCAGCTAA
- a CDS encoding MotA/TolQ/ExbB proton channel family protein: MLVLMEIWESIRDFVATGGDVLYVVAIALFLMWVLMIERYWFLLGEFPKMQKEIVAKWDARQDTTSWYAHRIREAWISEASEKLDERMLIIKTLVAMCPLIGLLGTVTGMITVFETMATQGTGNARMMASGISMATVPTMAGMVAALSGVFFSTRLEARAKMAKEKLVDSLPHH; encoded by the coding sequence ATGTTAGTCCTGATGGAGATTTGGGAATCTATCAGGGATTTTGTTGCTACAGGCGGCGATGTTTTATACGTAGTCGCGATAGCACTCTTTCTAATGTGGGTATTAATGATTGAGCGCTATTGGTTCTTACTAGGCGAATTTCCAAAAATGCAAAAGGAAATAGTCGCCAAGTGGGACGCCCGCCAAGACACTACGTCTTGGTACGCACACAGAATCCGCGAAGCATGGATTTCTGAAGCGTCTGAAAAATTAGATGAGCGTATGTTGATTATCAAAACATTGGTTGCAATGTGTCCATTAATCGGCTTACTAGGTACAGTAACGGGTATGATCACAGTTTTCGAAACTATGGCTACTCAAGGTACAGGTAACGCACGTATGATGGCATCAGGCATTTCAATGGCAACGGTACCAACAATGGCTGGAATGGTTGCGGCACTATCTGGTGTTTTCTTTAGCACGCGTCTTGAAGCAAGAGCGAAAATGGCTAAAGAAAAACTAGTAGATAGCTTGCCACATCACTAG
- a CDS encoding tRNA-dihydrouridine synthase → MKITLAPMEGVVDFQMRKLLTKLGGYDLCVTEFLRVVDITFPRKKFLSNCPELADGGYTSSGTPVRIQLLGQNPSVLAANARKAVLLGSHGVDLNFGCPAKTVNKNKGGAVLLKEPEQIYEIVKAVRDNVPSEHEVSAKIRLGYDDDSNSQEIVDAVQKAGASSLVIHARTKRDGYSPPAYWEKIPPLKANLSMPVIANGEIWTVDDAFACQARSSCEDIMIGRGALARPDLAAEIKATLNNQPYQPIVWADVLHLILESSRELLPHHTPHYFSSRIKQWLVYLKRQYPEASELFTQIRLMHKKDEVIEALESQLSRQ, encoded by the coding sequence ATGAAAATAACACTAGCACCGATGGAAGGCGTGGTCGACTTCCAAATGAGAAAATTACTCACAAAACTAGGTGGATATGACTTATGCGTGACAGAATTTCTGCGCGTAGTTGATATTACGTTCCCTAGAAAAAAATTTTTGAGCAATTGCCCCGAACTCGCTGACGGCGGATACACCTCATCAGGGACACCGGTTAGAATACAATTATTGGGGCAGAATCCCTCAGTACTTGCGGCAAATGCACGAAAAGCAGTGTTATTAGGCTCCCATGGCGTAGACTTGAATTTTGGCTGTCCTGCAAAAACAGTAAATAAGAATAAAGGCGGCGCGGTTTTACTTAAAGAGCCAGAACAAATATACGAAATTGTGAAAGCTGTTCGTGACAATGTTCCATCGGAGCATGAAGTAAGTGCAAAGATACGCTTGGGTTACGATGATGACAGTAATAGCCAAGAGATTGTCGATGCCGTGCAAAAGGCTGGCGCTTCTTCTTTAGTGATCCATGCAAGGACTAAACGTGACGGTTACAGCCCTCCAGCGTATTGGGAAAAGATCCCACCTCTGAAAGCCAATCTCTCTATGCCTGTCATTGCAAATGGTGAGATATGGACAGTGGATGATGCATTCGCCTGTCAAGCACGAAGTAGTTGTGAGGACATCATGATAGGTCGTGGAGCACTTGCTCGACCTGACCTCGCTGCAGAGATTAAAGCCACGCTCAATAATCAACCATATCAACCCATTGTTTGGGCTGACGTATTGCACCTCATCCTTGAGTCATCGAGAGAATTATTACCGCATCACACCCCTCACTATTTTTCATCTCGAATAAAACAGTGGTTAGTGTACTTGAAACGACAATATCCTGAAGCCTCTGAACTCTTTACTCAGATACGTCTAATGCACAAAAAAGACGAGGTAATTGAAGCGTTGGAATCTCAACTAAGTAGACAATGA
- the apt gene encoding adenine phosphoribosyltransferase → MTDSTMSLIKDSIATVPDYPKAGIMFRDVTSLLANPAAFQATIEAFINAYKDKGFTKVIGTESRGFIFGAPLAYELGLPFIPVRKPGKLPRETISQSYQLEYGQDTLELHTDAIVAGDKVLLVDDLLATGGTIEATAKLVERLGGHATDAAFVVSLPELGGEKRVADLGIKVLKLVEFEGE, encoded by the coding sequence ATGACAGATTCAACAATGTCGTTGATTAAAGACAGTATTGCGACCGTTCCAGATTATCCAAAAGCGGGCATTATGTTCCGTGACGTTACTTCTTTATTGGCAAATCCGGCGGCCTTTCAAGCAACTATTGAAGCGTTTATCAATGCCTATAAAGATAAAGGATTCACGAAGGTTATTGGTACTGAGTCGCGTGGGTTTATTTTCGGAGCGCCCCTTGCTTACGAGCTGGGCTTACCTTTTATTCCTGTGCGTAAACCAGGAAAATTACCACGAGAAACGATTAGTCAGTCGTATCAACTTGAGTATGGTCAAGACACGCTTGAATTACACACTGATGCAATAGTTGCAGGTGATAAAGTGTTACTTGTTGATGATTTATTAGCAACCGGCGGAACGATTGAAGCGACCGCAAAATTGGTTGAACGTTTAGGTGGTCATGCAACCGATGCTGCATTTGTCGTTTCGTTACCTGAATTAGGTGGTGAAAAACGCGTAGCGGATTTGGGCATTAAAGTTTTAAAACTTGTAGAATTCGAAGGCGAATAA
- a CDS encoding HvfC family RiPP maturation protein, giving the protein MHFSEIQKQFAQAIRKPETGKKLFPQIEQRRLKVYQELFFNNVAGFVSSGFPVLKSLYPDEMWEALVRKFFVEHQCHTPYFLEIAEEFLTYLSTAYELNEHDPVFMLELAHYEWMELVLSIRQEDQTEKTIVQEQLHQETLYVSSKAAVVSYAYPVHQISTAFRPDIIDGERHYFVVFRNTNDEVQFVEINALTAMLLEAIRTQEGIQFESLLGILCQNLPQLTKEQLSVGAQQILGNFIQLGVVVSKNAQ; this is encoded by the coding sequence ATGCACTTTAGCGAGATCCAAAAACAATTTGCACAAGCGATAAGAAAACCGGAAACAGGTAAAAAGCTTTTTCCTCAGATTGAACAGCGAAGACTAAAAGTTTATCAAGAACTGTTCTTCAATAATGTTGCTGGCTTCGTATCGTCTGGATTTCCGGTATTAAAAAGCCTCTATCCGGATGAAATGTGGGAAGCGTTGGTACGTAAATTTTTTGTCGAACATCAATGCCATACACCATACTTCTTAGAGATAGCGGAAGAATTTTTGACTTACTTATCGACGGCCTATGAGCTGAATGAACATGACCCCGTATTTATGCTTGAGTTGGCTCATTATGAATGGATGGAGTTGGTTCTTTCAATTCGCCAAGAAGACCAGACGGAGAAAACGATTGTCCAAGAACAATTACACCAAGAGACGCTTTATGTATCTTCTAAAGCGGCTGTTGTGAGTTACGCCTATCCGGTTCACCAGATCTCAACCGCATTTCGACCTGATATAATTGATGGCGAACGGCACTATTTCGTTGTTTTTAGAAATACCAACGATGAAGTTCAGTTTGTGGAAATTAATGCGCTCACAGCAATGCTGCTTGAAGCCATTCGTACACAGGAAGGAATTCAGTTTGAATCATTGCTTGGTATTTTGTGTCAAAACTTGCCTCAACTCACCAAAGAGCAGCTAAGTGTTGGTGCTCAGCAAATTTTGGGAAACTTTATCCAGCTGGGTGTCGTTGTGTCAAAAAACGCACAATAA
- a CDS encoding MotA/TolQ/ExbB proton channel family protein gives MKKLFKGFAVAAALSVSAGAALNAHANTQELDKILEQVKQQRISEGKLNKAREQEFLSAKADKQALYNKAKRDFAAEQARGEALKKQFAQNEITLAEKETALENAKGTLGEMFGVVRRSASEAIGSIEASIVSAEKPGRAEVLRSLAAAKELPTVRELEELWIAFQTEMTESAKVSKFQAEVAELSGEVKTKEITRVGNFNLVTKDGYVYYSAETKSIQPLGKQPDGYVLDTVTALINAPAGQVTPFYLDPTRGAILRLNTQRATTEERWHQGDTVGYIITALLVVGALIALVRFLDLMLVTAKIRSQMKNINTPNTNNPLGRILKVYHDNKNQDVENLELKLDEAILRETPRIDAGINIIKILAAIAPLLGLLGTVVGMIMTFESITLFGTGDPKIMAGNISLALVTTALGLIAALPLILLHAIVSGRSKAVLHILDEQSAGIIASHAEKERA, from the coding sequence ATGAAGAAACTATTTAAAGGCTTTGCTGTTGCTGCAGCGCTTTCTGTTTCAGCTGGCGCCGCGTTAAACGCACACGCTAATACACAAGAGCTTGACAAGATTTTAGAACAAGTTAAGCAACAACGTATCTCTGAAGGCAAGCTTAACAAAGCTCGTGAACAAGAGTTCCTATCAGCTAAAGCTGACAAACAAGCGCTTTACAACAAAGCAAAACGTGATTTTGCAGCTGAGCAAGCTCGTGGTGAAGCACTTAAAAAGCAATTCGCACAAAACGAAATCACACTAGCAGAAAAAGAAACTGCACTAGAGAACGCAAAAGGTACTCTTGGTGAAATGTTCGGTGTTGTTCGTCGTTCAGCTTCTGAAGCAATCGGTTCAATCGAAGCTTCAATCGTAAGTGCTGAAAAACCTGGACGCGCTGAAGTACTTCGTTCACTTGCGGCAGCTAAAGAGCTACCAACAGTTCGTGAACTTGAAGAGCTTTGGATTGCATTCCAAACTGAAATGACTGAATCAGCTAAAGTATCTAAATTCCAAGCGGAAGTTGCAGAACTTAGCGGTGAAGTAAAAACTAAAGAAATTACACGTGTTGGTAACTTCAACCTAGTGACTAAAGATGGCTATGTTTACTACTCAGCAGAAACTAAGTCAATCCAACCACTTGGTAAACAACCAGATGGTTACGTACTAGACACAGTAACAGCACTAATCAATGCACCAGCAGGTCAAGTAACACCTTTCTACTTAGACCCTACACGTGGCGCAATCTTACGTCTTAACACTCAACGTGCTACGACTGAAGAGCGTTGGCACCAAGGTGACACGGTTGGTTACATCATCACTGCATTGCTAGTCGTTGGTGCGCTAATCGCGTTAGTACGTTTCCTTGACCTTATGTTAGTTACGGCGAAAATCCGTTCTCAAATGAAGAACATCAACACGCCAAACACGAACAACCCACTTGGTCGTATCTTGAAAGTGTACCATGACAACAAGAATCAAGACGTTGAAAACCTTGAGCTTAAGCTTGACGAAGCAATCCTACGTGAAACTCCACGTATCGATGCTGGTATCAACATCATCAAGATCCTTGCTGCTATCGCACCATTACTAGGTCTTCTAGGTACGGTTGTTGGTATGATCATGACGTTCGAATCAATCACACTATTCGGTACGGGCGATCCGAAGATCATGGCAGGTAACATCTCTCTAGCACTTGTTACAACCGCTCTAGGTCTAATCGCAGCACTACCACTAATCCTACTACACGCTATCGTTTCTGGCCGTAGTAAAGCAGTTCTACACATCCTAGATGAGCAAAGCGCTGGTATCATCGCATCTCACGCGGAGAAGGAGAGAGCATAA
- a CDS encoding tetratricopeptide repeat protein yields the protein MKQFSKATALALLLSISGSVVSTAVLAEPDYAKIEERKKAKTKIMGERVGKKVVKAFELYNEDKIDEAITLLRDIEASDDYDKATVDRYLGQLLAQKEQMSDAAKYIAQAIKPEALNFKDQADTMKLYGDLLMGLERYDEAIKAYNAWMDYSGDQDPKVFALVAQAYFQLKNYNSVVKNADKAIELSKEKPVKDFYQLKVGAYFELKQYKNLVEVAETMVKVFPEDAKVWTNLGRFYMQTEEFQKGLTVMQVAYNKGYIETETDYKVLASYYSLVDIPWKAAKYYEQFINEGKVKRTKPNVSALASYYHAAKHIKEAAKYYEEAAKFDNDSELYRRAGALLVELQSYPAAIERLNKALELGSTKKGSIYSSLAEAYLYQDKYKQAYEAILKAQDDPSTVKFAKSWAGFIKDKAQRKGVSLK from the coding sequence ATGAAGCAATTTTCTAAAGCAACCGCACTTGCACTTCTTCTATCGATCTCTGGTTCAGTTGTTTCGACAGCTGTACTTGCTGAGCCTGATTACGCGAAAATTGAAGAGCGTAAGAAAGCGAAGACTAAGATCATGGGCGAACGCGTTGGTAAGAAAGTCGTTAAGGCGTTTGAGCTTTACAACGAAGACAAAATCGACGAAGCAATTACCCTATTGCGTGACATCGAAGCTTCTGACGATTACGACAAAGCGACGGTTGACCGTTATTTAGGTCAGTTATTAGCTCAAAAAGAGCAAATGTCAGACGCGGCGAAGTACATCGCTCAAGCTATTAAGCCTGAAGCGCTGAACTTCAAAGACCAAGCAGATACAATGAAGCTTTACGGCGATTTGTTGATGGGCTTAGAGCGCTACGATGAAGCGATCAAAGCTTACAATGCTTGGATGGACTATTCTGGTGATCAAGACCCGAAAGTTTTCGCACTGGTGGCTCAAGCGTATTTTCAGTTGAAAAACTACAACTCAGTAGTTAAGAACGCTGATAAAGCAATTGAACTAAGTAAAGAAAAGCCTGTTAAAGACTTTTACCAGCTGAAAGTTGGTGCGTACTTTGAACTTAAGCAATACAAAAACCTTGTTGAAGTAGCTGAAACAATGGTTAAAGTATTCCCTGAAGATGCAAAAGTATGGACTAACCTTGGTCGTTTCTACATGCAAACTGAAGAGTTCCAAAAGGGCTTAACGGTAATGCAAGTTGCATACAACAAAGGTTACATCGAGACAGAAACAGACTACAAAGTTTTGGCGAGTTATTACTCATTAGTAGACATTCCTTGGAAGGCTGCTAAATACTACGAACAATTTATCAATGAAGGTAAAGTAAAACGTACGAAGCCAAACGTGTCGGCATTAGCAAGCTACTATCATGCTGCAAAGCATATTAAAGAAGCTGCTAAGTACTATGAAGAAGCTGCTAAGTTCGATAACGACTCAGAGCTTTACCGTAGAGCTGGTGCATTACTTGTTGAGCTGCAAAGTTATCCTGCTGCAATTGAGCGCTTAAACAAAGCTTTAGAATTAGGTTCTACTAAGAAAGGATCTATCTATAGCTCGTTAGCAGAAGCTTACTTATATCAAGATAAGTATAAGCAAGCTTATGAAGCGATCTTAAAAGCACAAGATGACCCGTCAACGGTGAAATTTGCTAAGAGCTGGGCTGGCTTTATCAAAGATAAAGCGCAGCGTAAAGGCGTTTCCTTAAAGTAA